AAGGATCATGAGAACAATACATtcattgaaattaaaaacagAACCAATTGCAAAAACCTATTACTCAAAAGTTGGCCATTACTAAAATGCAAGACCTCACTTAGCAATCACACTAGttcaaaatcaacaaaaatcaAGATGAAGACTCAAATTGTTGCTTGGTAAATTAGTCCTGAGAAAAAAACTGCAGCAAAGAGAAAATCACAGGAAAAACCTCAAAGGGAACTTGAATGGCATAGCCAAAACCGCCGCCACCTCCTCCAAATCCACCACGTCCACGCCCTCTATACGCCATTGACCTTTACATACAAATTGCAAACAAGAACTACTCAACAAAcattaaatttggaaaaaaaaaaattgcacctCAAGTTTTTAAAaccatgaagaagaaaaatagagagaaacTTGGGAACACTTATTTTTCCCCATTGCTGATTGAAGATAACCATTTTAATTGAAACTCGACCAACTCACAAACTGGTGCAGAGAAATTTTATTGAGAGGGGGGGAGAGCGAAAGCTGACAAGACCCGCTCCGAATTCCCCTTTGGAATCCGTGACAGGCCCTGTTACCGAACATTATCTAACCGATGCCtagcccacttactaaaataACACTTTTCTTCCcgattttaaaagaaattgagccgagacttctaccgaaatttcggcaaaaTGTCTCCTGTAAAACAAACATTTTCCAAATTCTCGACCTGTAAAACCACGCATTTAAACACCCGACTGGCAGCACACACAATCCTTTCCTTATTTTTGTTACTGATAttttattgacatgttattcatTGGTTTATTTTACATATACCAAAGTAAATTCTACAATACAATTGAACCCTCGATACGAAATGCCAAATAGAACAACACTGATCACAAAAATTGTTGTAAAGCCCTAACTTTATTGAAACTGAAATTCCATTAAATTACTTACAGATTACCAAATAATGATTCCACTTCAAACTTGGGGAATATTCACACACGTCACTTCCGGAATGGAAGAATCGCGAGACTTTGCTCCGAGGAACAATACGGCCTCGCCCCTTCTACTCTAACTAACTGATTTTCAGGTAGCGTCAACCTTGGTTAATTCCCACAACGATTCCAAACCAGTTTAGCTTTTGTTCTTGGCGCTATGGGTTTCGGTGTTCAAAGTTTAACTTCGCGGGTACAGCTCTTATTAATTTGGGTTTCACCCACCCGGTTCTAAGTTGGAGGCGAAATTATAACCCGGTTGTAACATAAGGAGACCATTGAACTTAAACCACGCGATGAATCCAACGGCTATTAAGCCAACCCCCGCAACAAAGCCTCGCACTTTGACCCCCGCATTATAAACTTTATTGCCCAAAAACAGCATAACAGGAGAAAAGGAAACTCACCGTACACGCCGCCACGACATTGCCACGTAGGTTCGAGTAGAAGCCGAAGCAATGTTTATTCAGTTTCCAAACCTTGAGGCTCGGACGACACAGCTGGATACAGCCTGTCACCAACAAAGTCCCACTCACCTATTCCCCTAACtacgctctctctctctccccctccttccccctccctcctcctctctctctctctctgtgtggaAGTTAGGGTTTTCTGATCCTCTTGTTCGATTCCCCAATTCACGGTTCGACTTCACCAGATCACGATTTTCGGCTTTGTAAGCTCTCGATTGATCTCCCTTTTGCTTCAATTGGCACTCTTATTTGCTATCAGTTCTTGAATTTAGGGTTTCTATAtcgttgttgttgttgttttgataTGTAacatctttatttatttattttgggtttattgattttatagtCAATATTTTGACTCTCGCGGCTGAATATAAGACGTGTTTCTTCTTGAAAAGGATTAGATTTGGAACAATGTTTGTGCAAGGTTTTATTGTTTTGCAATGATTTTAATGTTTCTGGACCGTTTGGTTGTTGAGAAATggtaggaaaagaaaagaaacaagattATACATTTAAACCGTTCTTCAATTTCTAggtttgattttcattttctttcttaattttttgcccctttaaaaaaaaaaaaaaaatgctggTTGATAGAGCTTTGTAGAGTATCGCTAGTGTTTAAGAATGAGATGCAATAGCCCAATTTCTTTTATCAGAGTATAAGCAGTTAGAGCAAACATTGTAGTTTGACTGTTATGTTTATAAGCATTAAAACAGACAAAATCGTGCAGAAGTAGTTGGGGAAGAGTAATTTCTTGTAGAGTGATTTTTCTGTATAATTGTGTTTTCATAAATGCCACAGAAAGTATGTTACGCATGTGATGCAATCTCACCCCTGCTTCTTTTATTGTGTACCTGTGATCTGCTGATTTGTCCCAATTCAAAGAGTAGATAATTGGATGAATGAACGTGCAATTTAACTTGATAAATGAGCAATTGCGTGCCATTGACTGTGTGTGGATATAGGATTATGTATTATACTAACAATTTATCATGCGTAATTGGTACTTGCAAAATCTGACTAAATCATGGAATCTGTAATTGCCTACTATTTGCCTCGAGTAAAAGCTATTTTTTCATGCTTTATCTCAAATGTCCAGGATTTCTTCTCCTTGTTATATATCTTTACAATATTGTATGaggttgttttattttgtgtgcATATTTTGCACTTGTTCTTTATAGTTCATCATGTATTTGCTGAAGTTTCAAATTAAAGAGACtttttagccttttttttttttttttttttttttctaggatgagaattttgaacttttaacAGGTGTGGTTTTGTTTAGTTTGTCATTTCATTTTAGTGTAAAATATTCAAGTGCTGTAGTTATGACAATAAGATGTTTATTTTCCAATCCTTTAAAAATCCTCGTGCGCTCATGGCTTCGTCCATTTAATGTTACAGGTATTGTTGGTGCATCTAGGTCACATACCTAACCTAAGAGCCCAACATTCTACAGATATTGTTGGTGCTTTATGGTTGTTCTTGGTAATTCTGTGGAAACATCAACTCCAGTAATAGATACAGCTGATCTGAGTTCAATGAGAATCTTCTGGTATTACTTCCTAAACCGCATCGTTTGTTCTCGTTAATTCTGGGAAGGAAGCGTTTACGCTACCAGAGGATTGTTGTATCCATGCTGGCAGAGAGCATGCGTGGAATCTGTGTTTCGGGTAATGCCCCTGACGAGCTTTGCTGCCGATACACTCGGTGTGTTGACCATATGTCTAGTTGCTCTCTTGATCCTTCTTGGTTTCCTCTGCATTATTTACTTGTTTTACTTTCGCTCTCGCATTCGTAGCCAGGGTTTTATTCAACTTAGTTATTTCAGTGGCCCTTGGATTATCCGAATCACTTTCATCTTGTTTGCAATCTGGTGGGGTTTTGGTGAAATTGCCCGTTTAAGTCTGTTGAGACGTGAGGGGAGACTGTTGAATACCCTTAACTCGAAATGGCAGGAGAATCTTTGCAAATGTTACATAGTCTCAAACCTGGGGTTTGCAGAACCGTGCCTATTTCTGACCCTCGTGTTCCTACTTCGTGCGCCCTTGCAGACAATGGAGTCAGGAATTCTAAGCCGAGAGGGGAATGGGAAAACAGCTGGTTATGTTCTTTTCTACTGCCTCCCAATGCTTGTTCTTCAGctctttgttattttaattGGACCCGAGCTCCACAAGAATGAAAGTTTACGCAAATTGCCTTCCTACTTCACAAGTACAGTGAACAAGACTGATCACATTGCCCTCTGCACTTACCCTTTACTGAGTACTATCCTCCTTGGGATTTTTGGCATCATTCTAACTGCCTACTTGTTTTGGCTTGGAAGGCAGATTTTAAAATTGGTCATCAATAAGGGTCTGCAGAAGAGGGTTTACACATTGATATTCTCAGTTTCAAGTTTCCTTCCGTTAAGGGTTACTTTGCTTGGTTTCTCTGTTTTATCTAAACCAGAGCACATTCAGTTTGaagttctttctttcttggctTTTCTTGCACTTTTATGTTGTGCCGGGGTGTGTATATGCATGCTTGTTTACTGCCCAGTTGCGGATTCTTTAGCCCTGGGGAGTCTACAGGACTTGGAGAGTAGGAGGAGAGTTAATGATGATCAAAATGACACCATTTCTCTTATTGCTAACCAGAGTCATATGGAAGAAAGTTCTGGAATCAGCCCTAGTAGAAACTCTGATGTATCAGCAAAGCGTGGATCAATTTCTTTTCGTACTTTAGAAAAGGAGGAGGGTTCTTCTAGGATACCCTTTGTAGAACTGAGCCTCTTCTCTCCCAGTCGAGATGCAACACCCCCGGAATCACCTCCCCTCCTTGGCTGGCCAATGCGTCCCCTTCCATCATCTCACTCACCCGTAGTTCAAATTCATGGAACCACAGATAGATAGAAGCATGCAGCAAAACTATGCAAGGGACTGAGTTCGGCTGGTCAATATCAATATCAATTTTGTGGTAAAGAAAAACTGATTGTAAAGGGTTTAGATTTTTGAATAAGGATTTTTATTCTTGGTTTGTTTTCTAGTTTATTCAGATTAGTGATGGTTTTGCTTGCTTGATGGAATTCGTGGATATGATCTTTCTGTTCTCTCctgtactatttttataaccattttttatttgcaagTTTAAGTTGCATCCATGTTCCATTCCATGCTGAAATGAAGATTCAATTCTATTATCAGATACCAACTTGTATGTAATTTATTTAGGTACTGTTTGATTTTAAACTATAATGCACTGACATGAAACATGATTTTGCAGTTGGATGAGATGAGATTAGCTTATCTGCCAGCTTTGTTTCGTTTTATTGACGTTTTTACCTCTCCTTTTCCGGATGGATTATTCATAATGTTGGTCTAGACACCAAGACAAACTGTCTTCAAAAGCTTGTAGACTGGGAAGGGTTGAACAGATTTACATTTTTAATTTAGACTTTAATTCTATTTTCCTCTTTcgtcttttaatttattttccttatgtCTTTTTCGATTTTTTATACAATACAGAGATTCGTACATAAATGTTCTTGAGTTTGTCATTTCATCCgccttttgtttctcttttcgCCCAATTCACCGACAGACCCTAAATTACCTCGCTCTGCGTCTGTTGTGGTGGTTTCATCAATCAAGCGGACTGGTTTGGATCATCAAAATAGTGTTTTGGGGCGGCCATGAAACTCAACTCATTGGTTGGTTAATGGATGGAATTGGGCTGTAAACCATACATTCCGAACAGTGGGGCATGGGTCTGTTGTtgagcaaaaacaaaattgcacAAAAATGAGACCACCATTCTCGTGCACTGTTTACCCCAAATTGCCCTAGTTTCATAAGCAGACTAATTATTGTGTTGCGCGAGTGTACCAGAGTTTTGTAGAATGAGAAAATATATGTGATATGTGCACCATTAAATCTAACTTCAAACCAAAGGATTGTGAACTGATTGGGGAATTGGCTTGGCATGAGTTATTTTCTACGCAAGAATTGATTTAGGATTTTCTACGCAAGAATTGATTTAGGACATCAAATCTTCTTGATTTAGA
The window above is part of the Prunus dulcis chromosome 1, ALMONDv2, whole genome shotgun sequence genome. Proteins encoded here:
- the LOC117614626 gene encoding uncharacterized protein LOC117614626, whose amino-acid sequence is MPLTSFAADTLGVLTICLVALLILLGFLCIIYLFYFRSRIRSQGFIQLSYFSGPWIIRITFILFAIWWGFGEIARLSLLRREGRLLNTLNSKWQENLCKCYIVSNLGFAEPCLFLTLVFLLRAPLQTMESGILSREGNGKTAGYVLFYCLPMLVLQLFVILIGPELHKNESLRKLPSYFTSTVNKTDHIALCTYPLLSTILLGIFGIILTAYLFWLGRQILKLVINKGLQKRVYTLIFSVSSFLPLRVTLLGFSVLSKPEHIQFEVLSFLAFLALLCCAGVCICMLVYCPVADSLALGSLQDLESRRRVNDDQNDTISLIANQSHMEESSGISPSRNSDVSAKRGSISFRTLEKEEGSSRIPFVELSLFSPSRDATPPESPPLLGWPMRPLPSSHSPVVQIHGTTDR